GAAACTGCATCAATTTGTCGGCATGTGGGTTTGCCATTACTACTTACCTTTTAACCAATGAGACATTGCGCCGATAGACTCATGAGCTGTCAAATCCACTTGCAGTGGCGTAATGGAAACAAATCCATGTTCTATCGCATAAAAATCTGTGCCTTCTCCGGCATCCTGCTCTTTACCTGGAGGACCTAACCAATAAATATCATGCCCGCGAGGATCTTGCTGCTTAATCATGTCTTCAGCGTGATGACGCGCACCCAAGCGTGTTACTACTGTCCCGGTTAACTCGTTATAAGTACGATCCGGGATATTGACGTTCAATAATCGGTTGGTAGGGATTGGCTGTTTTAAGTGCTGTTCAACCAGCTCAACCGCGACTTGAGCGGCGGTAGCAAAGTTGACCTTCCCAGCTAAAGATAGAGCAATCGACTGCACACCTAAGAAGTGCCCCTCCATCGCGGCAGCCACGGTGCCCGAATAGAGGACATCATCACCAAGGTTGGCACCATGATTAATGCCTGATAACACCAAATCAGGTAAATCATCCTTCATCAGCTCGTTGAGCGCAAAGTGCACACAGTCTGTCGGAGTCCCTTGGACAGAGTAGATTTGAGGCGCAATCATTGTCACGCGGAGCGGTTGCTCGAGAGTCAATGAGT
This is a stretch of genomic DNA from Vibrio panuliri. It encodes these proteins:
- the surE gene encoding 5'/3'-nucleotidase SurE; protein product: MSESRLRILLSNDDGVHAEGIHTLAKALQPFADITIVAPDRNRSGASNSLTLEQPLRVTMIAPQIYSVQGTPTDCVHFALNELMKDDLPDLVLSGINHGANLGDDVLYSGTVAAAMEGHFLGVQSIALSLAGKVNFATAAQVAVELVEQHLKQPIPTNRLLNVNIPDRTYNELTGTVVTRLGARHHAEDMIKQQDPRGHDIYWLGPPGKEQDAGEGTDFYAIEHGFVSITPLQVDLTAHESIGAMSHWLKGK